One Rhodothermia bacterium DNA window includes the following coding sequences:
- a CDS encoding winged helix-turn-helix transcriptional regulator, whose translation MPENMTTLYTVTDEKLARYAKALAHPTRVYILRFLALQCGCFAGDISNKLPIANSTVSQHLAVLKAAGLIQGTINPPTIRYCINQQNWQEAKHIFQDFFQECC comes from the coding sequence ATGCCCGAAAACATGACCACCCTATATACCGTTACGGATGAGAAACTAGCCCGTTATGCAAAGGCATTGGCACATCCAACACGAGTCTATATTCTACGGTTCTTAGCCCTCCAGTGCGGTTGTTTTGCTGGCGACATTTCCAACAAGCTACCCATTGCAAATTCAACAGTTTCGCAGCACTTGGCGGTCTTAAAAGCAGCCGGATTAATTCAAGGCACAATTAATCCGCCAACCATTAGGTACTGTATAAATCAACAAAATTGGCAAGAAGCCAAGCATATCTTCCAAGATTTTTTTCAGGAATGTTGTTAG
- the arsB gene encoding ACR3 family arsenite efflux transporter: protein MEKKLKFIDRYLTLWIFLAMLLGIILGNFIPNISKIINSFSIGATNIPLAIGLILMMYPPLAKVDYSLLPQVFKDRKSISISILLNWVIGPILMFLLAILFLRDQPEYMVGLILIGLARCIAMVIVWNDLAGGNREYGALLVALNSIFQVFTYSFYAWLFINILPAKLGLGQFNVSVPLSDVAESVFIYLGIPFLGGFLSRHFLIKSQGHNWYNRKFIPLISPITLYALLFTIVLMFSLKGDKVLQLPLDVIRVALPLILYFFLMFFVSFFMNKSMGIPYDKNASIAFTATGNNFELAIAVSIAVFGIHSPQAFVGVIGPLVEVPVLIMLVSASKKIAYKP, encoded by the coding sequence ATGGAAAAGAAGTTAAAGTTTATAGATCGTTATTTAACACTTTGGATTTTTTTGGCTATGCTTTTGGGTATTATTCTTGGGAATTTTATTCCGAATATTTCTAAAATCATCAATTCATTTTCCATAGGGGCAACCAATATTCCTTTAGCGATTGGCCTTATTTTAATGATGTACCCACCATTGGCTAAAGTAGATTACTCCTTATTACCACAGGTTTTTAAGGATCGAAAATCCATTTCAATATCTATCCTCTTAAATTGGGTTATTGGACCGATATTAATGTTCTTACTCGCTATTCTATTTTTGAGGGATCAACCCGAATACATGGTTGGTCTAATCCTGATTGGTTTAGCAAGGTGTATTGCAATGGTTATTGTTTGGAACGACTTAGCTGGCGGAAACAGAGAATATGGAGCTTTATTGGTCGCTTTAAACAGCATTTTTCAAGTTTTTACCTATAGTTTTTACGCATGGCTTTTTATTAACATACTTCCTGCCAAGTTAGGCTTAGGCCAGTTCAACGTTTCTGTTCCTTTAAGCGATGTTGCCGAGAGCGTCTTTATTTATCTGGGAATACCCTTTCTTGGTGGATTTTTAAGCCGTCACTTTTTAATCAAAAGTCAAGGACATAATTGGTATAATCGAAAATTCATTCCGTTAATATCACCGATCACCTTGTATGCACTTCTTTTTACCATTGTTTTAATGTTTAGCCTAAAAGGAGATAAGGTCTTACAACTCCCTCTTGATGTTATTAGAGTTGCACTTCCATTAATTTTATATTTTTTCTTGATGTTTTTTGTGAGCTTCTTTATGAACAAATCAATGGGTATCCCTTACGATAAAAATGCTTCCATTGCCTTTACCGCTACTGGAAATAATTTTGAATTGGCAATTGCCGTTTCTATTGCTGTATTTGGTATCCATTCTCCGCAAGCTTTTGTCGGCGTCATTGGCCCATTGGTAGAAGTCCCTGTCCTCATTATGCTGGTTAGTGCAAGTAAGAAAATTGCTTATAAACCATAA
- a CDS encoding protein-tyrosine-phosphatase has translation MFPNLQIILKELSQRFEEIPLERKIILQKMATYIQSKINHNLPINLVFICTHNSRRSHFGQIAAAVSAQYYHIKNVYSYSGGTEETAFHPNAIHALRGLGFKVSTPNEDSANPIWVVNFGEALSTTCFSKVFNHPSNPKRDFAAIMTCSDADQNCPVIFGADLRIGTSYQDPKSADGTPLQNETYQARFLEITTEILYAFSLVNPKPIPDVL, from the coding sequence ATGTTCCCCAACTTACAAATTATCCTAAAGGAATTAAGCCAAAGATTCGAAGAAATTCCTTTAGAACGAAAAATCATTTTGCAAAAAATGGCTACATATATCCAGTCAAAAATAAATCACAATTTACCGATTAACCTTGTTTTCATTTGCACGCACAATTCGCGTAGAAGCCACTTCGGGCAAATTGCCGCAGCAGTTTCTGCCCAGTATTACCACATAAAAAACGTCTATTCCTATTCTGGTGGCACTGAAGAGACGGCTTTCCATCCAAATGCCATCCACGCGCTAAGGGGCTTAGGCTTCAAGGTTTCTACCCCAAACGAAGACTCGGCCAATCCAATCTGGGTGGTCAATTTCGGCGAGGCGCTGTCCACAACGTGCTTCTCAAAGGTTTTTAACCATCCGTCAAACCCCAAAAGAGACTTCGCAGCCATCATGACCTGCTCCGATGCCGATCAAAACTGTCCGGTCATTTTTGGAGCAGATTTACGGATTGGTACGAGCTACCAAGACCCCAAAAGTGCAGACGGAACCCCGCTGCAAAATGAAACCTACCAAGCCCGCTTTTTAGAAATTACCACCGAAATATTATATGCCTTTTCTTTGGTTAATCCCAAACCTATACCAGACGTGCTTTAA
- a CDS encoding tetratricopeptide repeat protein has translation MKRSLALIAFFFFGMSELFAQSESTITEARTLIGEGSYATAIQVLLKAIESGEKSPEILHWLGVGYHSALQLEQAVAAFDEALAMRPTIRTYLSLGRSLTSLGRGEDALGVYDKALQIDSTHQAVMIEKARLHAGLREFSQAARYYQKLIKRDSLNPYLLLQLADCYKGLGDADAAIVGYEQVRRIRNNQLRPYLELFSLYNARQAYLSSLRVLNDGLRAMPNNTILLKRSGDLYAIQEQYKEALAEYEAAFALKDTSLSLLRAKGIAHYRLGQYEKAIPLLTKAVAASENAGLDQVAAFYLGVSYQQLKRYNEAMGLWDKLYTELAKGLLPDVLNQMGKNYDSRNLSQKAKETYELAYKIDPANVDALFFLAVWHDNKQLKNKAISYFDQFLRGSGGNQIYIALAKQRLAELRPPKSSTSPTPNMRQ, from the coding sequence ATGAAACGATCTTTAGCACTCATTGCCTTCTTTTTTTTCGGAATGTCTGAGCTTTTTGCACAATCCGAATCCACCATAACGGAAGCCAGAACTCTGATCGGGGAAGGTAGTTACGCAACGGCCATTCAAGTACTACTTAAGGCCATTGAGAGCGGTGAGAAGTCGCCGGAGATACTCCATTGGCTGGGAGTAGGTTATCATTCTGCCCTTCAATTGGAACAAGCTGTTGCGGCTTTTGACGAAGCCTTAGCCATGCGCCCAACGATCCGCACATACCTTAGTTTGGGGCGTAGCCTCACCTCATTGGGGCGTGGCGAGGACGCCTTGGGTGTCTATGACAAGGCATTGCAGATAGACTCTACGCACCAAGCGGTGATGATCGAAAAAGCTCGGCTCCATGCCGGACTACGGGAGTTTTCCCAAGCGGCAAGGTATTATCAGAAACTCATCAAACGCGACTCCTTAAATCCGTATTTGCTCCTACAGTTGGCAGATTGTTACAAAGGGCTGGGGGATGCAGATGCCGCTATAGTTGGTTACGAACAGGTTCGGCGAATAAGGAATAACCAATTAAGGCCCTATTTAGAGCTTTTCTCGTTGTACAATGCACGCCAAGCCTACCTTTCTTCTTTGCGGGTCTTGAACGATGGCTTGCGGGCGATGCCAAATAACACCATCTTACTCAAACGCAGTGGAGACCTATACGCAATTCAGGAGCAATACAAAGAAGCATTGGCAGAATATGAGGCAGCTTTTGCGCTCAAGGATACTTCCCTCTCGTTACTTCGCGCAAAAGGCATTGCACATTATCGTTTAGGGCAATACGAAAAGGCAATACCGCTCTTGACCAAGGCCGTAGCAGCGAGCGAAAATGCCGGATTAGACCAAGTGGCTGCCTTTTACCTTGGTGTATCGTACCAACAACTAAAGCGTTATAACGAGGCGATGGGGCTGTGGGACAAACTCTATACGGAACTTGCCAAAGGGCTTTTACCGGATGTACTGAACCAAATGGGGAAAAATTACGATAGCCGAAACTTATCCCAAAAAGCCAAAGAAACCTATGAATTGGCCTATAAAATTGATCCAGCCAATGTGGATGCCTTGTTCTTTTTGGCCGTTTGGCATGACAATAAGCAACTCAAAAATAAAGCAATCTCGTACTTTGACCAGTTCTTGCGAGGCTCTGGCGGAAATCAGATTTACATAGCATTGGCCAAACAACGCCTCGCAGAACTTCGCCCACCGAAGTCCAGTACCTCCCCTACACCCAATATGAGACAATAA